Proteins found in one Flavobacterium channae genomic segment:
- the pgmB gene encoding beta-phosphoglucomutase: MKKAFIFDLDGVIVDTAKYHFLAWQKLANQLGIEFTHEHNEGLKGVSRVRSLDIILELGNVQASQEDKNKWLVQKNEEYLSYLVDMDESEILPGVLKVLEYLKSKNQFIALGSASKNARPILEKTNIMHFFDAIVDGNDVSNAKPDPEVFLRAAQLVGVSNENAIVFEDSVAGVQAANIANMISVGIGDKTVLHEAKYNFKDFTFIDEAFLSQLIG, encoded by the coding sequence ATGAAAAAAGCATTCATATTCGACCTTGATGGCGTAATTGTTGACACGGCTAAATATCATTTTTTAGCTTGGCAAAAGTTGGCCAACCAATTAGGAATCGAATTTACGCACGAACATAACGAAGGTTTAAAAGGCGTGAGCCGTGTACGTTCGTTAGACATTATTTTAGAATTGGGAAACGTACAAGCTTCCCAAGAAGATAAAAACAAATGGTTGGTTCAAAAAAATGAAGAATACCTTTCCTATTTAGTAGACATGGACGAAAGTGAAATTCTTCCAGGTGTACTAAAAGTATTGGAATATTTGAAAAGTAAAAACCAATTCATTGCCTTAGGTTCGGCTAGTAAAAACGCGCGACCTATTTTAGAAAAAACAAACATCATGCACTTTTTTGATGCTATTGTGGATGGTAATGACGTTTCCAATGCAAAACCAGATCCTGAAGTCTTTTTAAGAGCAGCTCAGTTGGTTGGTGTTTCAAATGAGAATGCTATCGTTTTTGAAGATTCGGTGGCCGGAGTTCAAGCGGCTAATATAGCTAACATGATAAGTGTAGGAATAGGTGATAAAACAGTTCTACATGAAGCAAAATACAATTTCAAAGATTTCACTTTTATAGATGAAGCCTTTTTATCTCAATTAATTGGTTAA
- a CDS encoding glycoside hydrolase family 65 protein produces MNQDYIKPDNWSIIEEGFDAERVKSSESLFSIGNGAMGQRANFEEYYSGKTFQGSYIAGVYYPDKTKVGWWKNGYPEYFAKVLNAPNWIGINVEINGEKLDLASCKVVKNFRRELNMKEGWYNRSFEIILQNGVEVAVNVNRFLSLEIDELGAIQYEVTPLNQDAKVVFKPYVDAGIENEDTNWEERFWETLEVKNQDNQAYVVARTLKTKFTVSTYMYNSVLVNDAFSDVKPIEVAKEASKISFSYEIAASKGQKVTLQKFGGYVSSMNHPVDELILASKKVIEKANEISYNQLFENQKQAWAKIWEMSDITIDGDVKAQQGIRFNIFQLNQTYLGKDSRLNIGPKGFTGEKYGGSTYWDTEAYCIPFYMATKDQQVARNLLAYRYNQLDKAIENAEKLGFKNGAALYPMVTMNGEECHNEWEITFEEIHRNGAIAFAIYNYYRFTGDYSYIPEKGLEVLIGIARFWHQRATFSTYRNQYVILGVTGPNEYENNVNNNWYTNYIAKWCIQYTLEQIQKVNSDYQSDFTRIMNKVKLSQTEMDSWKEVADNMYFPYSEEYGVYLQQDGFLDKELVTVAELDKAQRPINQKWSWDRILRSPYIKQADTLQGFYFFEDHFTKEELEKHFNFYEPFTVHESSLSPCVHSIQAAVLGRMEQAYTFYLRTSRLDLDDYNKEVHEGLHITSMAGTWMSIVEGFGGMRVKDGKLSFEPKIPSQWKGFSFKVNFRNTIVKVEVNQNEVSIKVDGENDFTVLVNGEEHNCHAELGSAS; encoded by the coding sequence ATGAATCAAGATTATATTAAACCCGACAATTGGTCGATTATTGAAGAAGGATTTGATGCAGAGCGAGTTAAATCTTCTGAAAGCTTGTTTAGTATCGGAAACGGTGCTATGGGGCAACGCGCTAATTTTGAAGAATATTATTCAGGAAAAACCTTTCAAGGTTCTTACATTGCCGGAGTTTATTATCCAGATAAAACAAAAGTGGGTTGGTGGAAAAACGGTTACCCAGAGTATTTTGCAAAAGTTTTAAATGCACCAAACTGGATTGGAATCAATGTTGAAATTAACGGTGAAAAACTTGATTTAGCTTCATGTAAAGTAGTGAAAAACTTCCGCCGTGAGTTAAATATGAAAGAAGGTTGGTACAATCGTTCTTTCGAAATTATATTGCAAAATGGTGTTGAAGTTGCGGTAAATGTAAATCGTTTTCTTTCTTTAGAAATCGATGAATTAGGAGCTATTCAATATGAAGTTACGCCACTAAATCAAGATGCAAAGGTTGTTTTTAAACCGTATGTTGATGCCGGAATCGAAAATGAAGATACTAATTGGGAAGAACGTTTTTGGGAAACCTTAGAAGTTAAAAATCAAGATAATCAAGCATATGTAGTAGCTCGAACTTTAAAAACAAAGTTTACGGTTTCAACATATATGTACAATTCGGTTTTGGTAAATGATGCATTTTCTGATGTAAAACCTATTGAGGTAGCAAAAGAAGCTTCAAAAATTTCTTTCTCTTACGAAATAGCCGCTTCAAAAGGGCAAAAAGTAACACTTCAAAAATTTGGTGGTTATGTTTCAAGCATGAATCATCCTGTTGATGAATTGATTTTGGCTTCAAAAAAAGTAATTGAAAAAGCTAACGAAATTAGCTACAATCAATTATTTGAAAACCAAAAACAAGCTTGGGCTAAAATTTGGGAAATGAGCGATATTACTATTGATGGCGATGTAAAAGCGCAACAAGGAATTCGTTTTAATATTTTCCAGTTAAACCAAACCTATTTAGGAAAAGATTCAAGATTAAATATTGGTCCAAAAGGATTTACAGGCGAAAAATATGGCGGTTCTACGTATTGGGATACCGAAGCGTATTGTATTCCTTTCTATATGGCAACCAAAGACCAACAAGTAGCCAGAAATCTATTAGCATATCGATACAATCAATTGGATAAAGCCATTGAAAATGCTGAAAAGTTAGGTTTCAAAAATGGTGCTGCTTTGTATCCAATGGTAACCATGAATGGTGAAGAATGTCATAACGAATGGGAAATTACTTTCGAGGAAATTCACAGAAATGGTGCCATCGCTTTTGCTATTTACAACTATTATAGATTTACAGGTGATTATTCCTATATTCCTGAAAAAGGTTTAGAAGTGTTAATTGGAATTGCGCGTTTTTGGCATCAAAGAGCTACTTTCTCAACTTACAGAAATCAATATGTGATTCTTGGTGTTACGGGACCAAATGAATACGAAAACAACGTGAATAACAATTGGTATACAAATTATATTGCCAAATGGTGTATTCAATATACTTTAGAACAAATTCAAAAAGTGAATTCAGATTACCAATCTGATTTTACTAGAATTATGAATAAGGTAAAATTATCGCAAACTGAAATGGATTCATGGAAAGAAGTTGCAGATAATATGTATTTTCCTTATTCTGAAGAATATGGTGTATATTTACAACAAGACGGATTTTTAGATAAAGAATTGGTAACTGTTGCCGAATTAGATAAAGCGCAACGCCCAATTAACCAAAAATGGTCTTGGGATAGAATTTTACGTTCGCCATATATCAAACAAGCCGATACATTGCAAGGTTTCTATTTCTTCGAAGACCATTTTACAAAAGAAGAATTAGAGAAACATTTTAATTTTTACGAACCATTTACAGTTCATGAGAGTTCATTGTCACCTTGTGTTCATTCCATTCAAGCGGCTGTTTTAGGCAGAATGGAACAAGCGTATACGTTCTACTTACGAACTTCTCGTTTAGATTTAGACGATTATAATAAAGAAGTTCATGAAGGTTTACATATTACATCAATGGCAGGAACTTGGATGAGTATTGTAGAAGGTTTTGGAGGAATGCGTGTTAAAGACGGAAAATTGTCTTTCGAGCCAAAAATTCCTTCGCAATGGAAAGGATTTTCGTTTAAAGTGAATTTCAGAAATACGATCGTAAAAGTTGAAGTAAATCAAAACGAAGTTTCTATAAAAGTAGACGGTGAAAACGATTTTACTGTTTTGGTAAATGGGGAAGAACATAATTGTCATGCTGAATTGGGTTCAGCATCTTAA
- a CDS encoding glycoside hydrolase family 97 protein: MKKIAVILVVVLNLFNGYAQKLKSPNGAFEMNFSLSKSGEPTYALYLKGKEVIKPSKLGFYIKDDKKSLVNDFELVNEARGAHNEMWNPVWGEESAIKNHYNELVVTLKQKETNRKLIVRFRLFDEGLGFRYEFPEQKELIYFIIKEERTEFAMTGDHTALWIPGDYDTQEYDYTESKLSEIRSLFKSALTSNASQTQFSETGVQTSLMMKSADGLYINLHEAALIDYSLMNLDLDDKNMVFKSHLTPDARGDKGHMQAPFTSPWRTIIASYDARDILASRMTLNLNDPCKLEDTSWIKPVKYVGVWWEMITGKSSWAYTDDVPSVQLGITDYSKTKPNGKHGATTKHVKELIDFAALHGFDGVLVEGWNQGWEDWFGHEKDYVFDFVSPYPDFNVVEIENYAKSKGVKMIMHHETSGSTRNYERHLDKAFQFMNDHGYDAAKTGYVGNILPLGEHHYSQSIINHYQYVVEKAADYKIMINAHEAVRPTGICRTYPNMIGNESARGTEFQAFGGSKANHTTILPFTRLIGGPMDYTPGVFEMDIANINPDNNSHVNATIANQLALYVTMYSPLQMAADLPENYNRFLDAFQFIKDVPVDWSTTKYLEAEPGYYLTIARKDKNSNNWFVGNTNGYNKRNATISLDFLEKGKKYEATIYADAKDADYKTNPQAYVISKQKVTNKTKLKMTSAAGGGYAISIVEVK, translated from the coding sequence ATGAAAAAAATTGCAGTAATCTTAGTTGTTGTTCTAAACCTTTTTAATGGTTATGCACAAAAACTAAAATCACCAAACGGAGCATTTGAAATGAATTTTTCACTTTCTAAAAGTGGCGAACCAACGTATGCTTTGTATTTGAAAGGAAAAGAAGTAATTAAGCCTAGTAAATTGGGTTTTTATATTAAAGATGATAAAAAGTCTTTAGTAAATGATTTTGAATTAGTAAATGAAGCTAGAGGTGCACATAACGAAATGTGGAATCCAGTTTGGGGAGAAGAATCAGCAATCAAAAATCATTACAATGAATTAGTGGTAACGCTTAAACAGAAAGAAACCAATAGAAAATTAATCGTTCGTTTCCGTTTGTTTGATGAAGGTTTAGGTTTCCGTTATGAGTTTCCTGAACAAAAAGAGTTGATCTATTTTATCATCAAGGAAGAACGTACAGAGTTTGCAATGACTGGCGATCACACTGCTTTGTGGATTCCGGGTGATTATGATACGCAAGAATACGATTATACGGAATCGAAATTATCAGAAATCAGATCGTTATTTAAATCGGCTTTGACTTCAAATGCTTCGCAAACGCAATTTTCTGAAACAGGCGTGCAAACATCATTAATGATGAAGTCGGCTGATGGATTGTATATCAATTTACACGAAGCAGCGTTAATCGATTATTCGTTAATGAATTTGGATTTAGACGATAAAAACATGGTGTTTAAATCGCATTTAACTCCTGATGCTCGTGGCGATAAAGGTCACATGCAAGCGCCTTTTACTTCACCATGGAGAACGATTATTGCAAGTTACGATGCACGTGATATTTTAGCTTCTCGTATGACGTTGAACTTAAATGATCCTTGTAAACTTGAAGATACGTCTTGGATTAAACCAGTAAAATATGTTGGTGTTTGGTGGGAAATGATTACCGGAAAAAGTTCTTGGGCTTACACCGATGATGTCCCTTCTGTACAATTAGGAATTACAGATTATTCTAAAACGAAACCAAACGGAAAACACGGAGCAACTACTAAACACGTAAAAGAGTTAATCGATTTTGCAGCGCTTCACGGTTTTGATGGTGTTTTAGTAGAGGGTTGGAACCAAGGTTGGGAAGATTGGTTTGGACACGAAAAAGACTATGTTTTCGATTTCGTGTCGCCTTATCCTGATTTTAATGTGGTAGAAATTGAAAATTATGCCAAATCAAAAGGTGTAAAAATGATTATGCATCACGAAACTTCGGGTTCAACTAGAAATTATGAGCGTCATTTAGACAAAGCGTTTCAATTTATGAACGATCATGGTTACGATGCTGCTAAAACAGGTTATGTGGGCAATATTTTACCATTAGGTGAACACCATTATTCGCAATCAATTATCAATCACTACCAATATGTAGTTGAAAAAGCGGCTGATTATAAAATTATGATTAATGCACACGAAGCAGTTCGTCCAACAGGAATTTGTAGAACGTATCCTAATATGATTGGAAACGAATCAGCTCGTGGAACAGAATTCCAAGCTTTCGGCGGTTCAAAAGCAAATCATACTACGATTTTACCTTTCACAAGATTAATTGGTGGACCAATGGATTACACTCCGGGAGTTTTCGAAATGGATATTGCTAATATAAATCCAGATAATAATTCTCATGTAAACGCTACAATTGCAAACCAATTAGCATTGTATGTAACCATGTACAGTCCACTTCAAATGGCTGCTGACTTACCAGAAAATTACAATCGTTTCTTAGATGCGTTCCAATTTATTAAAGATGTTCCGGTTGATTGGTCAACAACAAAATATTTAGAAGCTGAGCCGGGTTACTATTTAACAATTGCTAGAAAAGATAAAAATTCAAACAATTGGTTTGTGGGTAACACTAACGGATACAATAAAAGAAATGCAACAATTAGCTTAGATTTCTTAGAAAAAGGAAAAAAATATGAAGCAACTATTTATGCTGATGCAAAAGATGCGGACTATAAAACAAATCCTCAAGCTTATGTAATTTCGAAACAAAAAGTTACCAATAAAACAAAACTAAAAATGACTTCAGCTGCAGGTGGTGGTTACGCTATCAGTATTGTTGAGGTAAAATAA
- a CDS encoding glycoside hydrolase family 13 protein produces MKKLLYILTTLFTISISAQIDKMEPPFWFEGMNKSEIQILFYGKNIAQNSVSVSNNVVITNVTKTENPNYLFVTIDTKNVAAQTLKFQFKNGKKSFSKDFEIQKRKENSANRKSFDASDVMYLLMPDRFANGDESNDSSSKLQEKGNRSLPGGRHGGDIQGIIDHLDYIQELGATAIWSTPLCEDNDKGYSYHTYGQSDVYQIDARYGTNEDYKRLAAEMHKRDMKLIKDYVTNHWGAEHWMFKDMPTYDWFHQFPGYAQSNYRMTTQFDPNASDRDAKYCMDGWFVPSMPDLNQSNPLVLNYLIQNAIWWIEYADLDGYRVDTYSYNDKDGIAKWTKAITDEYPYFNIVGEVWMHDQAQISYWQKDSPISKIQSYNSYLPSVMDFTLHDVFGNVFNEDRADWSNGMIKFYENFTNDFLYANPNNLLIFLENHDTGRFNQIYKNDFAKYQLGITLLATTRGIPQLYYGSEIGMAGDKGKGDADIRQDFPGGWKGDTNNAFTNSGRTEMQKKFFDFTKKVLNWRKNKEVIHSGKLTHYIPENNVYVYFRHNDKESVMVVINNDVNKHQIKNSHFEENLKKYNSGIDVISGRKIDLKQDILIEGKSSLILELK; encoded by the coding sequence ATGAAAAAACTACTGTACATACTTACAACACTATTTACAATTTCAATTTCTGCTCAAATCGATAAAATGGAACCGCCATTTTGGTTTGAAGGAATGAACAAAAGCGAAATTCAAATTCTGTTTTACGGAAAAAATATAGCGCAAAATTCAGTTTCGGTTTCGAATAATGTTGTGATTACAAATGTCACTAAAACTGAGAATCCAAATTATCTTTTCGTTACGATTGATACTAAAAATGTTGCCGCGCAAACGCTGAAGTTTCAATTTAAAAACGGTAAAAAATCATTTTCAAAAGATTTCGAAATCCAAAAGAGAAAAGAAAATTCAGCTAATAGAAAAAGCTTCGATGCTTCAGATGTGATGTATTTGCTAATGCCGGATCGTTTTGCAAATGGTGACGAAAGCAACGATTCTTCTTCAAAATTACAAGAAAAAGGAAATAGAAGTTTACCAGGTGGAAGACATGGTGGCGACATTCAAGGAATCATCGATCATTTAGATTATATCCAAGAATTAGGCGCAACGGCAATTTGGTCAACACCACTTTGCGAAGACAACGATAAAGGCTATTCGTATCACACGTACGGACAATCGGATGTATATCAAATCGATGCGCGTTACGGAACTAATGAAGATTACAAACGTTTAGCTGCGGAAATGCACAAACGCGACATGAAATTAATCAAAGATTATGTAACGAATCACTGGGGCGCTGAACATTGGATGTTTAAAGATATGCCAACGTATGATTGGTTTCATCAATTTCCGGGGTACGCTCAAAGCAATTATCGCATGACTACGCAGTTTGATCCGAACGCTTCTGACCGCGATGCGAAATATTGCATGGACGGATGGTTTGTACCAAGTATGCCCGATTTAAATCAGTCGAATCCATTAGTGTTGAATTACTTAATTCAAAATGCGATTTGGTGGATAGAATATGCCGATTTAGATGGTTATAGAGTAGATACGTATTCGTATAACGATAAAGACGGAATTGCAAAATGGACAAAAGCGATTACTGACGAATATCCTTATTTTAATATTGTTGGGGAAGTTTGGATGCACGATCAAGCCCAAATTTCATATTGGCAAAAAGATAGCCCTATTTCAAAAATTCAAAGTTATAATTCGTATTTACCAAGTGTAATGGATTTTACGTTACATGATGTTTTTGGGAATGTTTTCAATGAAGATAGAGCCGATTGGAGCAACGGAATGATTAAATTTTACGAGAATTTCACCAATGATTTCTTGTATGCAAATCCGAATAATTTGTTGATATTTTTAGAGAATCACGATACAGGTCGTTTTAATCAGATTTATAAAAATGATTTTGCGAAATACCAATTAGGAATTACGTTGTTGGCAACCACTCGTGGAATTCCACAATTATACTATGGTTCCGAAATAGGAATGGCTGGTGATAAAGGAAAAGGCGATGCTGATATTCGTCAAGATTTCCCTGGTGGTTGGAAAGGTGATACTAATAACGCTTTTACCAATTCTGGACGAACTGAAATGCAAAAGAAATTTTTTGATTTCACCAAAAAAGTATTGAATTGGAGAAAGAATAAAGAAGTAATTCATTCGGGGAAATTAACGCATTACATTCCGGAAAATAACGTGTATGTATATTTCCGTCACAACGATAAAGAAAGCGTGATGGTTGTAATTAATAATGATGTAAATAAACATCAAATTAAGAACAGTCATTTTGAAGAAAATTTAAAAAAATACAATTCAGGTATAGATGTTATTTCTGGTAGAAAAATCGATTTAAAACAAGATATTTTAATTGAAGGAAAATCAAGTTTAATTTTAGAATTAAAATAA
- a CDS encoding alpha-amylase family glycosyl hydrolase, producing MKKTIVTALAVLTLFSCKNEEKQEVEKQEESIVAFSPEVEENAVIYEVNIRQYSPEGTFNAFTKDIPQLKELGVKIIWVMPIFPISQTKRKATGGDDSKFASEMPEAEQQKYLGSYYAVSDFKKVNPEFGTIEDFRNLVKTAHENGIYVILDWVPNHTGWDHVWIKEHPEFYTKNAKGEIIDPINPETGESWGWTDVADLNYDNKELRKEMTSDMLHWIKNENIDGFRCDVASNVPTDFWQQAIPQLRKEKNIFMLAEAWEPELLKEGLFDMAYGWEAHHTMNRIAQGKNTVKDWDKFMTENESKYSSDDILMNFVDNHDENSWNGTIKGRLGKAEEAMTALSYVMPGMPLIYSGNEYGLNHSLKFFEKDSIPKTKGKDWELRAKLGKLKSETLALNGGKSKANYTRIKTDDDANVLAFVREKNGKKVVYIANFSNNPINTKIAITGEFINYMTGKMMGLNEKQVYTILPWQYFVLVN from the coding sequence ATGAAAAAGACAATTGTTACTGCATTAGCTGTTTTAACTTTATTCAGTTGTAAAAATGAAGAAAAACAAGAAGTAGAAAAACAAGAAGAAAGTATTGTTGCATTTTCTCCTGAAGTAGAAGAAAACGCGGTTATTTACGAAGTAAACATTCGTCAGTATTCGCCTGAAGGAACTTTTAATGCCTTTACAAAAGACATTCCGCAATTGAAAGAATTAGGAGTGAAAATTATTTGGGTAATGCCAATTTTTCCAATTTCTCAAACCAAAAGAAAAGCAACAGGTGGCGATGATAGCAAATTTGCTTCTGAAATGCCTGAAGCGGAACAACAGAAATACTTAGGAAGTTATTATGCAGTTTCCGATTTCAAAAAAGTAAATCCTGAATTTGGAACAATTGAAGACTTTAGAAATTTAGTTAAAACAGCTCATGAAAATGGGATTTATGTTATTTTAGATTGGGTTCCAAATCACACAGGTTGGGATCATGTTTGGATTAAAGAACACCCGGAATTTTATACAAAAAATGCAAAAGGTGAAATTATCGATCCTATTAATCCAGAGACTGGAGAATCTTGGGGTTGGACAGATGTTGCCGATTTGAATTATGATAATAAAGAGCTTCGCAAGGAAATGACTTCTGATATGTTGCATTGGATCAAAAACGAAAACATCGATGGTTTCCGTTGCGATGTGGCAAGTAATGTTCCAACGGATTTTTGGCAACAAGCTATCCCACAATTACGAAAAGAAAAAAATATTTTCATGTTGGCCGAGGCTTGGGAACCGGAATTATTAAAAGAGGGTTTGTTTGATATGGCTTACGGTTGGGAAGCACATCATACCATGAATAGAATCGCTCAAGGGAAAAATACCGTGAAAGATTGGGATAAATTCATGACGGAAAATGAAAGTAAATATAGTTCTGATGATATCCTAATGAATTTTGTAGATAACCACGATGAAAATTCTTGGAACGGTACTATCAAAGGGAGATTAGGGAAAGCAGAAGAAGCAATGACTGCTTTATCTTATGTGATGCCTGGAATGCCATTAATTTACAGTGGAAATGAATACGGTTTGAATCACAGTTTGAAGTTTTTTGAAAAAGATTCTATTCCAAAAACAAAAGGAAAAGATTGGGAATTAAGAGCAAAATTAGGAAAATTAAAATCAGAAACTCTGGCTTTAAATGGTGGAAAAAGCAAAGCAAACTATACTAGAATTAAAACGGATGATGATGCCAATGTTTTAGCTTTTGTTCGTGAAAAAAATGGTAAAAAAGTAGTTTATATTGCGAATTTTTCAAACAATCCAATAAATACAAAAATTGCGATTACAGGTGAATTTATAAATTATATGACAGGTAAAATGATGGGGCTAAACGAAAAACAAGTTTACACAATTTTGCCTTGGCAATACTTTGTATTGGTAAATTAG
- a CDS encoding T9SS type A sorting domain-containing protein: MKKTLLISLILFFQFVQSQLIVTPNPFGMNSGTLTVTYGSTGDYSLFDPLGNLNLYLYTGLETDGVSSTWDYHDIWTDPGTLIPLTWNSSVGAYVATLNLATRNYFSEFTQTSGLIPQSTYVNNWYFIIRNFNGSRQSANLIGTNYGFTPGTLSSVDFQQEVKVSVVKGNVLNLSANDIHLDIYSITGQKIKSVLVLSGNELNLQLSDRGIYFARVTSNEKENWIKFIF; the protein is encoded by the coding sequence ATGAAAAAAACATTACTTATTAGTCTTATCTTGTTTTTTCAGTTTGTTCAATCTCAGTTGATAGTTACTCCGAATCCTTTTGGAATGAATAGTGGCACTTTAACTGTAACGTATGGTTCAACAGGAGATTATTCTTTATTTGATCCATTAGGAAACCTTAATTTATATCTCTATACAGGTTTAGAAACAGACGGGGTTTCATCAACATGGGATTATCATGATATTTGGACTGATCCAGGAACTTTAATTCCATTAACTTGGAATAGCTCTGTTGGTGCATATGTAGCAACTTTAAATTTAGCAACTAGAAATTATTTTAGTGAGTTTACTCAAACTAGTGGATTAATTCCTCAGTCTACTTATGTGAATAATTGGTATTTTATCATAAGAAATTTTAATGGTAGCAGACAATCCGCGAATTTGATTGGAACCAATTATGGATTTACCCCGGGCACCTTATCTTCAGTTGATTTTCAACAAGAGGTAAAAGTGAGCGTCGTAAAAGGAAATGTTTTAAATTTATCTGCTAATGACATTCATCTTGATATTTATTCAATTACGGGTCAAAAAATAAAATCGGTATTGGTTTTATCGGGTAATGAACTGAACTTGCAGCTATCAGATAGAGGAATTTACTTTGCTAGAGTTACTTCTAATGAAAAGGAAAACTGGATTAAATTTATTTTTTAA
- a CDS encoding NAD(P)/FAD-dependent oxidoreductase, whose amino-acid sequence MNSKYDIIIIGGGAAGFFTAINIVEKNLKLKVAILERGKSVLEKVRISGGGRCNVTHACFVPNDLVKFYPRGEKELKGPFHQFCSGDTIEWFEKHGVELKIEDDGRMFPVSNSSQTIIDCFLKASQKLKIDVLTSHSVQELYQGGDYWKISTNQEVFSCQKVIVATGSNPKMWELLQNLGHSIIQPVPSLFTFNIKDSRIKDLMGLSALASVKVKKSKLQASGPLLITHWGMSGPGILRLSAWGARELAVKKYQFAIQVNWLNEVSFEEAIDLLKEIKEENSKKLVAKYAQFDLPKRLWENLVKASGISVKASGISDETKWADVNKKQLNALVEQLTNAEFQVNGKSTFKEEFVTAGGIDLKEVNFKTMESKILPNLYFAGEILNIDAITGGFNFQNAWTGGFIVANSISEAN is encoded by the coding sequence TTGAACTCAAAATACGATATTATCATCATTGGCGGAGGCGCAGCTGGATTTTTCACTGCAATTAATATTGTAGAGAAAAATTTAAAACTGAAAGTAGCTATTTTAGAACGAGGAAAAAGCGTTTTAGAAAAAGTACGTATTTCTGGTGGTGGTCGTTGTAATGTGACACATGCGTGTTTTGTGCCGAATGATTTAGTGAAATTTTATCCAAGAGGCGAAAAGGAATTAAAAGGTCCGTTTCATCAATTTTGTTCTGGCGATACGATTGAATGGTTTGAGAAACATGGAGTTGAACTAAAAATTGAAGATGATGGTAGAATGTTTCCCGTTTCTAATTCGTCTCAAACAATAATTGATTGTTTTTTAAAAGCGTCTCAAAAACTTAAAATCGATGTTTTAACGAGTCATAGTGTTCAGGAATTGTATCAAGGAGGTGATTATTGGAAAATATCTACAAATCAAGAGGTTTTTAGTTGTCAAAAAGTGATAGTGGCAACCGGTAGTAATCCGAAAATGTGGGAACTGCTACAAAATCTTGGGCATTCTATTATTCAACCTGTTCCATCGCTATTTACATTTAATATTAAAGATTCTCGAATCAAAGATTTGATGGGACTTTCGGCTTTGGCTTCGGTAAAAGTGAAGAAATCGAAATTGCAAGCATCTGGACCTTTGTTAATTACTCATTGGGGAATGAGTGGACCTGGAATTTTACGCCTTTCGGCATGGGGAGCTCGAGAATTAGCGGTTAAAAAATATCAGTTTGCAATCCAAGTCAATTGGTTAAACGAAGTTTCTTTTGAAGAAGCTATCGATTTGTTGAAAGAAATTAAGGAAGAAAATTCTAAAAAATTAGTTGCGAAATATGCCCAATTCGATTTGCCAAAGCGACTTTGGGAAAACCTGGTAAAAGCCTCAGGAATTTCAGTAAAAGCCTCAGGAATTTCAGATGAAACCAAATGGGCTGATGTCAACAAAAAGCAATTGAATGCTTTAGTTGAACAACTAACCAATGCCGAATTTCAAGTAAACGGAAAAAGTACGTTTAAAGAAGAATTCGTAACTGCTGGCGGAATCGACTTGAAAGAAGTGAACTTCAAAACAATGGAAAGTAAAATTTTACCAAACCTGTATTTTGCAGGAGAAATTTTAAATATCGATGCCATTACCGGCGGATTCAACTTTCAAAATGCTTGGACAGGTGGTTTTATTGTAGCAAATTCTATTTCTGAAGCAAATTAA
- a CDS encoding TspO/MBR family protein codes for MSKYLKIVYCVAICLAVGYLSSNVTQSSITTWYPLIKKPIFNPPNSVFAPVWTILFILMGIAAGMVWNKLESNKELVKKGLLFFTIQLLLNALWSYLFFGLNNILLALIEIILLWLVIYETYYIFKQIDKRAGYLLIPYLAWVGFATILTGSIYWLNR; via the coding sequence ATGAGCAAATATCTTAAAATAGTATATTGTGTTGCCATTTGTTTGGCCGTAGGTTACTTGTCAAGCAACGTAACGCAATCAAGCATAACCACTTGGTATCCATTAATTAAAAAGCCAATTTTCAATCCTCCAAATTCAGTTTTTGCACCAGTTTGGACAATCCTTTTCATCCTGATGGGAATAGCAGCTGGAATGGTTTGGAACAAATTAGAAAGCAACAAAGAATTGGTTAAAAAAGGTTTGTTGTTTTTTACCATTCAATTACTTTTAAACGCTTTATGGTCGTATTTGTTTTTTGGATTAAACAATATCCTATTAGCCTTAATCGAAATTATTTTGCTTTGGTTAGTTATTTATGAAACATATTATATTTTCAAGCAAATTGATAAAAGAGCTGGGTATTTATTAATTCCATACTTAGCATGGGTTGGATTTGCTACAATTTTAACGGGAAGTATTTATTGGTTGAACCGATAA